In one window of uncultured Acetobacteroides sp. DNA:
- a CDS encoding two-component regulator propeller domain-containing protein: protein MKLFFRVLLFGTLNLLIFSATSQVPNLKQYTVSDGLLTNEIFQVYQDSKGYIWFATAYGVCKFDGKHFVQIERPKEFRNSSILEIKEDSKKQLWFVSLKGNLYHFRSSKLVPFIYNSQIQDNLYTNKGHIRDSFVPLSDSSVMISFKEKGAVVVRQNGIVSFKYPNQKSVVLFDFSKSNPFISFQFVPSGPIEVRDSKKTSFIYNSKIFPTHLYAAKLKNGNKIFSLDRIVYVAGNGWCKKYEMVDAITGIYQDRDSQIWLSINGHGAYCYPNENFSHAPSFKILDKEIVTSILQDREGSYWFSTLNSGVFFTPSLSFVNYTTKNGLFSDKVSKVTCNNNEVWVGYADGFVSKINKDGEIRHFVDGKNHTTSVKGLGCLGYNKSVWICSDILYRIDNDRIDPVEKTLVKHNKNPNYALLPRAVEKSRDGGIWVASNRGFKKILKGKVVYDSYETGDFVGIVYSLAEEQNGDLWIASNSLFLYSRGKVRQIGASNSLLNTSIVKSAINKYDHRLWLGTKSNGILVLNRGKIIQICTRNGLQSDNISSFDFSGNQVWVGSNRGVDRIAINQTSPLKYSIKHYNTSHGLICNDVKDVCVSGDYVYFATISGLSRFSVSKGADNNVPPPVMISSVKVNDKEVGLDQLLRLNHDQNFIDISFNGLTYKCAGDVRYRYRVDGLSNKWFYTSEGTIRLYKLPAGDYRITIAAENNDHVWSNKPAVVSLSIANPFWATYWFIGLCLIAAAAIVFAFFRARLRIVRKIGMHEQKENLWKNQSLSLQMNPHFIFNTLNSIQLYILKCDVDSSLHYLSKFSSLMRKTLENSNRMNVTLKEELESLELYLELESLRCEGKFTYSIECDPSISLSDSYIPTLLIQPYVENAIWHGVMPKASNGHIQVKIQNAGTFVKCSIVDDGIGRVKSQEIQNMSLVRKHKSFATKITGQRIEILRSLYNKEFSFEYVDKYDDEGNAFGTEVILIFPRDFVSVKHVTQIVE from the coding sequence ATGAAACTTTTTTTTAGGGTATTACTTTTCGGGACTTTGAATCTTCTGATTTTTAGTGCAACATCCCAGGTTCCGAATTTAAAGCAGTACACCGTTTCCGATGGCTTACTAACTAATGAAATCTTTCAGGTTTATCAAGATTCTAAGGGTTATATTTGGTTTGCAACAGCATATGGGGTGTGTAAATTTGATGGGAAACACTTTGTTCAAATTGAAAGACCTAAAGAATTCAGAAATTCATCGATTCTCGAAATTAAAGAAGATAGTAAGAAGCAGCTCTGGTTTGTTTCGCTAAAGGGTAACTTATACCATTTTAGATCCTCGAAATTAGTTCCTTTCATATATAATTCACAGATTCAGGATAATTTATATACAAATAAGGGGCATATACGCGATTCATTTGTTCCTCTTTCCGATTCTTCGGTGATGATCTCATTTAAAGAAAAAGGGGCAGTTGTTGTTAGGCAGAATGGCATCGTCAGCTTTAAATATCCGAATCAAAAGAGTGTAGTACTTTTTGATTTTTCTAAGAGTAACCCATTTATCTCTTTTCAATTTGTTCCTTCAGGACCTATTGAAGTGCGTGATTCTAAAAAAACTTCCTTTATTTATAATTCGAAGATATTTCCAACTCATCTCTATGCTGCAAAACTGAAGAATGGGAATAAGATATTTTCTTTGGATAGGATAGTCTACGTAGCAGGGAATGGCTGGTGTAAAAAGTACGAAATGGTTGATGCTATAACGGGAATCTATCAGGATCGAGATTCGCAAATATGGCTATCCATAAATGGACATGGCGCTTACTGCTATCCAAACGAAAATTTCAGTCATGCTCCTTCATTTAAAATTCTCGACAAAGAGATTGTTACGTCAATACTTCAGGATAGGGAAGGTTCTTATTGGTTTTCTACTTTAAATTCAGGTGTTTTTTTCACCCCTTCACTATCATTTGTAAACTATACCACGAAGAATGGACTTTTTTCCGACAAGGTGTCGAAAGTTACCTGTAACAACAATGAAGTGTGGGTTGGCTATGCTGATGGCTTTGTTTCGAAGATTAATAAGGATGGGGAAATTAGACACTTTGTAGATGGTAAGAATCATACGACTTCTGTTAAGGGGCTTGGTTGCCTAGGGTACAACAAGTCAGTTTGGATTTGTTCCGACATTCTTTATCGTATAGATAATGACAGAATTGATCCTGTAGAAAAGACGTTGGTGAAGCATAACAAAAATCCAAATTATGCATTGCTTCCACGCGCAGTAGAGAAGTCGAGAGATGGAGGTATTTGGGTTGCATCAAATAGGGGATTTAAAAAGATATTAAAAGGCAAGGTCGTTTACGACTCGTATGAGACTGGTGATTTTGTCGGTATTGTTTACTCGTTGGCAGAAGAGCAAAACGGGGACTTGTGGATTGCTTCTAATTCGCTATTCCTTTATTCGAGGGGTAAGGTTCGACAAATAGGAGCGTCGAACTCGTTGCTAAATACGAGCATCGTAAAGAGTGCTATTAATAAGTATGATCACCGACTTTGGTTAGGCACGAAAAGTAATGGAATTTTAGTGCTTAATAGGGGCAAAATAATCCAGATTTGTACTAGAAATGGGTTACAGTCTGACAATATCTCAAGTTTTGATTTCTCGGGGAATCAGGTATGGGTTGGTTCTAATCGTGGAGTAGATCGCATAGCAATTAATCAAACCTCTCCGCTTAAATATAGCATCAAGCACTATAACACATCACATGGGCTTATTTGTAATGACGTAAAGGATGTTTGCGTATCGGGTGACTACGTGTATTTTGCTACTATTTCAGGATTATCTCGCTTTAGTGTTTCGAAAGGGGCTGATAACAATGTTCCTCCTCCAGTAATGATTTCTTCTGTAAAGGTAAACGATAAGGAAGTAGGGCTTGATCAACTTTTGAGGTTAAATCACGATCAGAACTTTATTGATATCTCTTTTAATGGCTTAACCTACAAGTGTGCAGGTGATGTAAGATACCGTTATAGAGTAGATGGGCTGAGCAATAAGTGGTTTTATACGTCAGAAGGTACAATTAGGCTATACAAACTCCCAGCAGGTGATTATAGGATAACCATTGCTGCAGAAAACAATGACCATGTATGGTCGAATAAACCGGCAGTTGTTAGTCTCTCAATTGCAAATCCCTTTTGGGCTACCTATTGGTTTATTGGTTTATGCTTAATTGCTGCAGCTGCAATCGTCTTCGCTTTTTTCCGTGCGCGTTTGCGTATTGTTCGAAAAATTGGCATGCATGAGCAGAAGGAAAACTTGTGGAAAAATCAGAGCCTTAGCTTGCAAATGAATCCACATTTTATCTTTAATACGCTGAACTCAATTCAGCTGTACATTCTTAAGTGTGATGTGGACTCTTCGTTGCATTACCTGTCGAAATTCTCAAGTTTGATGAGGAAGACACTTGAGAACTCCAACAGGATGAATGTTACGCTTAAGGAGGAACTGGAATCCCTTGAACTTTATTTAGAATTGGAATCTCTTCGTTGCGAGGGAAAATTTACATATAGCATTGAATGCGATCCGAGTATTTCTCTTTCTGATAGCTACATTCCAACTCTTCTAATACAGCCCTATGTAGAGAATGCAATCTGGCATGGTGTAATGCCCAAAGCAAGCAATGGGCATATTCAGGTTAAAATTCAA
- the nifJ gene encoding pyruvate:ferredoxin (flavodoxin) oxidoreductase, translating into MTKSKKFITCDGNYAAAHIAYMFSEVAAIYPITPSSTMAEYVDEWAANGKKNIFGETVKVVEMQSEAGAAGAVHGSLQAGALTTTFTASQGLMLMLPNMYKISGEMLPGVFHVSARALAAQSLSIFGDHQDVMAARPTGFAMLATGSVQEVMDLAGIAHLTSIKTRIPFLHFFDGFRTSHEIQKIEELDMADLESLLDHQALQEFRDRALNPEHPVTRGTAQNPDIYFQTREVSNKYYDAIPDVVADYMKQISKITGREYKPYTFYGDPNAENIIIAMGSVTDPIKEVIDHLMAAKGEKVGLLNIHLYRPFSAKYFFDVLPKTVKRVAVLDRTKEPGANGEPLYLEIKDLFYGKKNAPVIVGGRYGLSSKDTTPAQIIAVYENLKLNEPKDHFTIGIVDDVTFKSLPVLPEVSLAAAGTFEGKFYGLGSDGTVGANKNTIKIIGNSTNKYCQAYFAYDSKKSGGITISHLRFGDSPIRSSYLVSTPDFVACHVPSYLWKYDMLRGIKENGTFLLNSVWDVEETKAKLPSSVKKILAEKKVNFYIINATAIAEKIGLGNRTNTILQSAFFKIANVIPYEKAVEQMKKAIVKSYGKKGEEIVNMNNAAVDRGGDAVKIEVPAEWASIVAEPLTFNTNAPEFIQKIADPINAQMGDDLPVSAFLGWEDGTFPAGTTAYEKRGAAVNIPEWQGNNCIQCNQCAYVCPHAAIRPFLLTQEEAAGVPEGTQLVKGNGAVKEFQFRIQVSPLDCTGCGNCADVCPAPNKALVMKHLDTQMNEVERWNYMHGKVGYKDTILDKTKTVKNLQFAQPLFEFSGACAGCGETPYIKAITQLFGDRMMVANATGCSSIYGGSAPATPYCTNAKGHGPAWANSLFEDNAEFGLGMRVGVEKMRETIKNKLVANLESFSADTAAAAKEWIENMAFAEKSRAASAKLEAALATETSEVAKDLLAIKSYFVKKSQWIFGGDGWAYDIGFGGLDHVIASGEDVNILVMDTEVYSNTGGQSSKSTPVAAVAKFAASGKRIRKKDLGMIAMSYGYVYVAQVSMGANQNQYFQAIKEAEAYPGPSLIIAYSPCINHGLKNGMGHSQKEAKLAVECGYWHLYRFNPQLEAEGKNPFTIDSKEPEWAKFQNFLMSEVRYTSLKKGFPEVADELFAASEENAKWRYNSYKRLANMDYSAE; encoded by the coding sequence ATGACAAAAAGCAAAAAGTTCATTACCTGTGATGGTAATTATGCTGCTGCGCATATCGCCTATATGTTCAGCGAAGTAGCGGCCATTTATCCCATCACCCCTTCGTCTACTATGGCAGAATATGTCGACGAGTGGGCCGCAAATGGTAAGAAAAACATTTTTGGAGAGACGGTTAAAGTAGTAGAAATGCAATCGGAAGCAGGAGCAGCTGGTGCTGTACACGGTTCTCTTCAAGCTGGAGCATTAACCACCACATTTACAGCTTCGCAAGGTCTTATGTTGATGCTGCCAAACATGTATAAGATTTCTGGAGAAATGCTTCCTGGTGTTTTCCATGTATCTGCTCGTGCTTTGGCTGCTCAATCTCTTTCTATCTTTGGTGATCATCAGGATGTTATGGCCGCTCGTCCTACTGGATTTGCCATGTTGGCAACTGGTTCGGTTCAAGAGGTTATGGATCTTGCTGGTATAGCTCACCTAACGTCGATTAAAACTCGCATTCCTTTCCTTCACTTCTTCGATGGATTCCGTACTTCTCACGAAATTCAAAAAATTGAGGAGTTGGATATGGCCGATTTGGAGTCACTTCTTGACCACCAAGCTCTACAGGAATTCCGTGATAGAGCGCTTAACCCAGAGCATCCTGTTACCCGCGGTACAGCGCAGAACCCTGATATTTACTTCCAAACTCGCGAGGTTAGTAATAAGTACTACGATGCTATTCCTGATGTAGTTGCTGATTACATGAAGCAGATTAGCAAGATCACAGGTCGTGAGTACAAGCCTTATACTTTCTACGGCGATCCTAACGCAGAAAATATTATCATTGCTATGGGATCTGTAACCGATCCTATCAAGGAAGTTATTGATCACCTAATGGCGGCAAAGGGCGAAAAGGTTGGTTTGCTTAACATTCACCTTTACCGTCCATTCTCAGCCAAGTATTTCTTCGATGTGCTTCCCAAAACGGTTAAGCGTGTTGCTGTACTTGATAGGACAAAGGAGCCTGGTGCTAATGGAGAACCTTTATACCTCGAGATTAAGGATCTATTCTACGGAAAGAAAAATGCACCAGTTATTGTTGGTGGTCGCTACGGTTTATCTTCTAAGGATACTACCCCAGCACAAATCATCGCAGTATACGAGAATCTTAAGCTTAACGAGCCAAAGGATCACTTTACCATTGGTATCGTAGACGATGTGACTTTCAAGTCGCTTCCAGTACTCCCTGAAGTTTCGCTAGCAGCTGCTGGTACCTTTGAGGGTAAATTCTATGGTTTGGGTTCTGATGGTACTGTAGGTGCTAACAAGAATACTATCAAAATTATTGGAAATTCTACCAATAAGTATTGTCAGGCATATTTTGCCTACGATTCAAAGAAATCGGGTGGTATCACTATTTCTCACCTTCGTTTCGGAGACTCTCCAATTCGTTCTTCTTACTTGGTTTCAACTCCTGATTTTGTGGCTTGTCACGTTCCTTCCTACCTTTGGAAGTACGACATGCTTCGTGGTATTAAGGAGAACGGAACTTTTCTTTTGAACTCTGTTTGGGATGTAGAGGAAACCAAGGCTAAACTGCCAAGTTCAGTAAAGAAGATTCTTGCTGAGAAAAAGGTAAACTTCTACATTATCAACGCAACCGCAATTGCAGAAAAGATTGGTCTTGGTAATCGTACCAACACTATTCTTCAATCAGCATTCTTTAAGATTGCCAACGTGATCCCTTATGAAAAGGCTGTTGAGCAAATGAAGAAGGCTATTGTAAAGAGTTACGGAAAGAAGGGCGAGGAAATTGTTAACATGAACAATGCTGCTGTTGATCGTGGTGGTGATGCTGTTAAGATTGAAGTTCCTGCTGAGTGGGCTTCGATTGTGGCTGAGCCTCTAACTTTCAATACGAATGCTCCTGAGTTCATCCAAAAAATAGCCGATCCAATCAACGCACAGATGGGGGATGATCTACCTGTTAGCGCATTCCTTGGTTGGGAAGATGGTACGTTCCCTGCAGGAACTACTGCTTACGAAAAGCGTGGTGCTGCAGTAAACATTCCAGAGTGGCAAGGTAATAACTGTATTCAATGTAACCAGTGTGCTTATGTATGCCCTCACGCAGCTATCCGTCCATTCCTATTAACTCAGGAAGAGGCTGCTGGTGTTCCAGAAGGAACTCAATTGGTTAAGGGGAATGGTGCTGTTAAGGAATTCCAATTCCGTATTCAGGTAAGTCCGCTTGACTGTACAGGTTGCGGCAACTGTGCTGATGTATGTCCTGCTCCTAACAAGGCTCTTGTTATGAAGCATCTCGACACCCAAATGAATGAGGTAGAGCGTTGGAACTACATGCATGGTAAGGTTGGCTACAAGGATACAATTCTTGACAAGACTAAGACTGTTAAGAATCTTCAGTTTGCTCAACCTTTATTTGAGTTCTCTGGGGCTTGTGCTGGATGTGGTGAAACCCCATATATTAAGGCTATTACCCAACTTTTTGGTGATAGGATGATGGTTGCCAATGCTACCGGATGTTCTTCTATCTATGGTGGTTCTGCACCAGCGACTCCATACTGTACTAATGCTAAGGGGCATGGTCCTGCATGGGCAAACTCGCTATTTGAAGATAATGCAGAGTTTGGTCTTGGTATGCGAGTAGGGGTTGAAAAAATGCGAGAAACTATCAAGAATAAGCTCGTTGCTAATCTTGAATCATTTAGTGCTGATACTGCTGCTGCTGCTAAGGAGTGGATCGAGAACATGGCTTTCGCAGAAAAGAGCCGTGCTGCTTCTGCAAAGTTGGAGGCTGCACTTGCAACCGAAACTTCAGAAGTTGCTAAGGACCTGCTTGCTATTAAGAGTTACTTCGTAAAGAAATCTCAGTGGATCTTCGGTGGTGATGGTTGGGCATACGATATAGGATTCGGTGGACTCGATCACGTAATTGCTTCTGGCGAAGACGTAAATATTCTCGTAATGGATACTGAGGTTTACTCAAATACCGGGGGACAGTCTTCTAAGTCGACTCCTGTTGCTGCAGTAGCAAAATTTGCTGCATCAGGTAAGCGTATTCGTAAGAAAGACTTAGGCATGATTGCTATGTCGTATGGTTATGTATATGTTGCCCAAGTTTCGATGGGCGCAAATCAGAACCAATACTTCCAGGCTATTAAGGAAGCAGAGGCTTATCCAGGACCATCGCTTATAATTGCATATTCTCCATGTATTAACCATGGTTTGAAGAATGGTATGGGGCACTCTCAAAAGGAAGCGAAGTTAGCTGTAGAATGTGGTTACTGGCATCTATATCGCTTCAACCCACAACTGGAAGCAGAAGGCAAAAATCCATTTACCATCGACTCTAAAGAACCAGAATGGGCGAAGTTCCAAAACTTCCTTATGAGTGAGGTTCGCTATACTTCGCTTAAGAAAGGATTCCCTGAAGTTGCCGATGAGTTATTTGCAGCTTCTGAGGAGAATGCAAAGTGGAGGTATAACTCGTATAAGAGATTGGCTAATATGGATTATTCCGCAGAATAG